One Polaribacter sp. KT25b DNA segment encodes these proteins:
- a CDS encoding DEAD/DEAH box helicase, whose amino-acid sequence MSTFSALGIRKEYIQSLKELGISTPSEIQEKTIPILLQSETDFIGLAQTGTGKTAAFGLPVLHKINANEGNIQALILSPTRELVQQIKKQLFKFTKYNEEKIFIEAVFGGEKIDRQIGNLKRTTHVVVATPGRLIDLIERGSIDISHVKTVILDEADEMLSMGFKQDLNRILKFTTESNRKTWLFSATMPEEIKKIIKTYMDANAPRVEINRNSLVNANIRHQFVKTTIKDKPADIITYLLKREASRGIIFCRTKAGAQNLAHHLVEEGFSAAALEGDMQQKERDKVMRAFKNESLQYLISTDVSARGIDVSGLEFVIHHQLPEQLEYYTHRSGRTARAGKTGTSLVFILPYELERIHEIQKELNIKFTEVTV is encoded by the coding sequence ATGTCAACATTTTCTGCATTAGGAATTCGTAAAGAATATATACAATCATTAAAAGAATTAGGAATTTCTACACCTTCGGAAATTCAAGAAAAAACCATTCCAATTTTATTACAATCAGAAACTGATTTTATTGGTTTAGCACAAACAGGAACAGGAAAAACAGCTGCTTTTGGTTTGCCAGTTTTACATAAAATTAATGCAAACGAAGGCAATATTCAAGCATTAATTTTATCACCAACAAGAGAATTGGTACAACAAATTAAGAAACAACTTTTTAAGTTTACAAAATATAATGAAGAGAAAATTTTTATTGAAGCTGTTTTTGGTGGAGAAAAAATTGATCGTCAAATAGGTAATTTAAAAAGAACAACACATGTTGTTGTGGCAACTCCAGGAAGATTAATCGATTTAATTGAACGTGGCAGTATTGATATCAGTCATGTAAAAACGGTTATTTTAGATGAGGCTGATGAAATGTTAAGCATGGGTTTTAAACAAGATTTAAATAGAATTTTAAAATTCACAACAGAATCTAACAGAAAAACTTGGTTATTTTCTGCTACAATGCCAGAAGAAATTAAAAAAATTATAAAAACTTATATGGATGCAAATGCACCAAGAGTTGAAATTAATAGAAATTCTTTGGTAAATGCAAACATCAGACATCAATTTGTAAAAACTACGATTAAAGATAAACCTGCAGATATTATTACTTATTTATTAAAAAGAGAAGCAAGTAGAGGCATTATTTTTTGTAGAACAAAAGCTGGTGCACAAAATTTAGCACATCATTTAGTTGAAGAAGGTTTTTCTGCGGCTGCTTTAGAAGGTGATATGCAACAAAAAGAACGCGATAAAGTAATGCGTGCTTTTAAAAATGAAAGTTTACAGTATTTAATTTCTACGGATGTTTCTGCACGTGGAATTGATGTGAGCGGATTAGAATTTGTAATTCATCATCAATTACCAGAACAATTAGAATATTATACGCACAGAAGTGGTAGAACTGCAAGAGCAGGAAAAACCGGAACTTCTTTGGTTTTTATTTTACCCTATGAATTAGAACGTATTCATGAAATTCAAAAAGAATTAAATATTAAATTTACTGAAGTAACTGTGTAA
- a CDS encoding thioesterase family protein produces MKNIFEVKFTVSSEDIDDLNHVNNVVYVKWMDEVAFHHWAFLTKNYPLPEYIWVVARHEIDYKGQAVLGDEIIAKTWVGETKGFTSERLIEFYKDSILVAKSKTVWAMLDAKTYKPTRIRENVLKVLQPNK; encoded by the coding sequence ATGAAAAATATTTTTGAAGTTAAATTCACAGTTTCATCAGAAGATATTGATGATTTAAATCATGTAAATAATGTGGTTTACGTAAAATGGATGGATGAAGTTGCATTTCATCATTGGGCATTTTTAACGAAAAACTATCCTTTGCCAGAATATATTTGGGTTGTTGCAAGACATGAAATTGATTATAAAGGTCAAGCAGTTTTAGGTGATGAAATTATTGCAAAAACTTGGGTGGGAGAAACAAAAGGATTTACATCAGAACGATTAATTGAGTTTTATAAGGATTCTATTTTAGTTGCAAAATCGAAAACAGTTTGGGCAATGTTAGATGCTAAAACTTATAAGCCAACAAGAATTAGAGAAAACGTTTTAAAAGTGCTACAGCCAAACAAATAA
- a CDS encoding ABC transporter permease — MFDLDRWREIFQSINKNRLRSVMSGFTVSFAILLFTLLFGVVSGLSNSFTSAFADDAQNSMFVRVWKTSKPYKGLQTGRRIQLKNADYNYVKETYENKIQYQSARIYKNFTIKYKNEASTYSVRAVNPDHQFLEKTIIDEGRYLNERDLKEKSKVLVIGRLIKKDLFGERPALGKRVNVNGSSFLVIGIFSDEGGDNEERMAYMPVSTSQMMYGNNDYISQINLGYNPNLSLDAAIAFGNKMERDLREKLNIHPDDQSALSVRNMAEANKGIGMFMGVLYAIVILVGSGTLVAGIIGISNIMIFVIKERTKEFGIRKALGATPASIVGMVVQESVLITTIAGYLGLSLGTYILSLIGNSLEEKYFIKDPSVSPGIVIGATIVLILSGLIAGYVPAKRAANIKPIEALRAD; from the coding sequence ATGTTTGATTTAGATCGTTGGAGAGAAATATTTCAAAGCATTAATAAAAACAGGTTACGTTCTGTAATGTCTGGTTTTACAGTCTCTTTTGCCATTTTGCTTTTTACTCTTTTATTTGGTGTTGTAAGTGGTTTAAGTAATTCATTTACAAGTGCTTTTGCTGATGATGCTCAAAACTCAATGTTTGTGCGTGTTTGGAAAACTTCTAAACCCTATAAAGGGTTACAAACAGGTAGAAGAATTCAATTAAAAAATGCAGATTACAATTATGTTAAAGAAACATATGAAAATAAAATTCAATATCAATCTGCAAGAATTTATAAAAACTTTACAATAAAATATAAAAATGAAGCTAGTACTTACAGTGTAAGAGCTGTAAACCCAGATCATCAGTTTTTAGAAAAAACGATTATAGATGAAGGTAGATATTTAAATGAAAGAGATCTTAAAGAAAAATCTAAAGTTTTAGTAATTGGTAGACTTATTAAAAAGGATTTATTTGGAGAAAGACCAGCTTTAGGAAAAAGAGTAAATGTAAATGGAAGTTCTTTTTTAGTAATTGGTATTTTTTCTGATGAAGGAGGAGATAATGAAGAAAGAATGGCATATATGCCTGTTTCCACATCACAAATGATGTATGGTAATAACGATTATATAAGTCAGATTAATTTAGGATACAATCCAAATTTAAGTTTAGATGCAGCTATTGCTTTTGGAAATAAAATGGAACGTGATTTACGAGAAAAATTAAATATTCACCCAGATGATCAAAGTGCGCTTTCTGTTAGAAATATGGCAGAAGCAAACAAAGGTATTGGTATGTTTATGGGGGTATTATACGCTATTGTAATTTTAGTGGGGTCAGGAACTTTAGTAGCAGGAATTATAGGTATTTCTAATATTATGATTTTTGTAATTAAAGAAAGAACTAAAGAATTTGGAATTAGAAAGGCTTTAGGAGCAACACCAGCATCTATTGTTGGTATGGTTGTACAAGAATCTGTTTTAATAACAACAATTGCTGGTTATTTAGGTTTATCCTTAGGAACTTATATTTTAAGTTTAATAGGTAATAGTTTAGAAGAAAAATATTTTATTAAAGATCCAAGTGTAAGTCCTGGAATTGTAATAGGAGCAACAATAGTTTTAATTCTATCAGGATTAATTGCGGGTTATGTTCCAGCAAAAAGAGCAGCAAATATTAAACCAATTGAAGCATTAAGAGCAGACTAA
- a CDS encoding ABC transporter permease, producing MNFLFEADTWQEIYGSIRKNKMRTAITIIGVLWGIFLLVVLLGAARGMENGFNKLFGNFATNSVFVWTQSTDKPFKGFQEGRRFTLTMNDIDVLKSEYSDEIKLLAPRNQTNNLIIKDFKSGDFQVSGDYPILDQIQKKQLLYGRFLNQNDILSIAKVAVISEDMYKQLFDIGEFPIGQLIKINSINYNVIGVYKPSNTINFDGDCAYIPFTTFRKVYNTANKVDWMMITANEGTNIEQMERDVLLTLKGLHKVHPEDERAFGSVNLGKEIGKITGFLVGMQFLTWFVGIATLIAGVFAIGNILLITVKERTKEIGIRRALGATPKNIRQQIILESVFLTTIAGMLGIIFGGLVLYIIDTAFGQGPDAALINPTVNIPIILIAFATLIVLGTLIGLIPAHMATVVKPIEALREE from the coding sequence ATGAATTTTTTATTTGAAGCAGATACTTGGCAAGAAATTTACGGCAGCATTCGTAAAAATAAAATGAGAACAGCAATTACTATAATTGGTGTGTTATGGGGTATTTTCTTGTTAGTTGTTTTATTAGGTGCTGCAAGAGGAATGGAAAATGGTTTTAATAAGCTATTTGGAAATTTTGCAACAAATAGTGTTTTTGTTTGGACCCAATCTACAGACAAACCTTTTAAAGGTTTTCAAGAAGGAAGAAGGTTTACATTAACAATGAATGATATTGATGTTTTAAAATCTGAATATTCTGATGAAATAAAATTATTAGCACCAAGAAATCAAACCAATAATTTAATTATAAAAGATTTTAAATCTGGTGATTTTCAAGTAAGTGGAGATTATCCAATTTTAGATCAAATTCAGAAAAAACAATTATTATACGGTCGTTTTTTAAATCAGAATGATATTTTATCTATAGCAAAAGTTGCAGTTATATCAGAAGATATGTATAAGCAGTTGTTTGATATAGGTGAATTTCCGATAGGACAATTAATTAAAATAAATAGTATTAATTATAATGTTATTGGTGTTTATAAACCATCAAATACCATAAATTTTGACGGAGATTGTGCTTATATTCCTTTTACTACTTTTAGAAAAGTATACAATACTGCAAATAAAGTAGATTGGATGATGATTACAGCAAATGAAGGAACAAATATTGAGCAAATGGAAAGAGATGTTTTGCTAACTTTAAAAGGTCTTCATAAAGTACATCCAGAAGATGAAAGAGCATTTGGAAGCGTAAACTTAGGAAAAGAAATAGGAAAAATTACAGGTTTTTTAGTAGGGATGCAATTTTTAACTTGGTTTGTTGGTATTGCAACCTTAATTGCTGGAGTTTTTGCTATTGGTAATATTTTACTTATTACCGTAAAAGAACGTACAAAAGAAATAGGAATTAGAAGAGCCTTAGGGGCAACACCAAAAAATATTCGTCAGCAAATTATATTAGAATCTGTTTTTTTAACAACAATAGCTGGTATGTTAGGTATTATTTTTGGAGGTTTAGTACTCTATATTATAGATACAGCTTTTGGTCAAGGACCAGATGCAGCATTAATTAACCCTACAGTAAATATACCAATTATATTGATAGCATTTGCCACATTAATTGTGTTAGGAACCTTAATTGGATTAATTCCTGCACATATGGCAACAGTAGTAAAACCAATAGAAGCATTAAGAGAAGAATAA
- the creD gene encoding cell envelope integrity protein CreD, which produces MEQQQPNKFLQKIKTSITSRMVMIGVLSFILMIPLMYIEGLIEERSYHQKNVVNEISKQWGNEVAVYGPILKIPYKIYKEKVITNEKTKQVTTELIENIKYGYFFPDKLDINSNINPEQKKRGIYSTAVFNSNISISGEFKTIDFSKIEVNRENILWNKCKIIFKTTNVKGISTNLSIKINNKDYSLSSADFKKARNKDFYTLETNFLSFKELKKTEEKVLFSLGFKVKGSKDVRFIPIGKETKAQIVSSWKTANFMGEFLPYNPDKINKNGFNAKWKVLDINRPFSQEHFDGLPHLNEFDFGVNFKIPVDEYQKSLRSAKYGFLVISLTFLIFFLIQTISKINMHPFQYLMIGLALLMFYTLLVSISEHSNFLKAYTIASISVIGLITFYSKSILKNIKFMILIFLSLTILYTFIFIIIQLESYALLVGSIGLFIILAAIMLISRKIDWSIN; this is translated from the coding sequence ATGGAGCAACAACAACCAAACAAATTTTTACAAAAAATTAAAACTTCAATAACATCTAGAATGGTAATGATTGGGGTTTTAAGTTTTATTTTAATGATACCTTTAATGTATATAGAAGGATTAATTGAAGAAAGATCCTATCATCAAAAGAATGTAGTAAATGAAATAAGTAAACAGTGGGGAAATGAAGTAGCAGTTTATGGGCCAATCTTAAAAATTCCATATAAGATTTATAAAGAAAAAGTTATAACTAATGAAAAAACTAAACAAGTAACTACAGAATTAATTGAAAACATAAAGTATGGTTATTTTTTTCCTGATAAATTAGATATTAATTCTAATATTAATCCAGAGCAAAAAAAAAGGGGTATTTATTCAACTGCGGTATTTAATAGTAATATATCAATTAGTGGAGAATTTAAAACGATAGACTTTAGTAAAATAGAAGTTAATAGAGAAAATATTTTATGGAATAAATGTAAAATTATATTTAAAACAACAAATGTAAAGGGGATAAGCACTAATCTTTCAATTAAAATAAATAACAAAGATTATAGCTTATCATCTGCAGATTTTAAAAAAGCAAGAAATAAAGATTTTTATACTTTAGAGACTAATTTTTTATCTTTTAAAGAGCTTAAAAAAACTGAAGAAAAAGTGTTGTTTTCCTTAGGTTTTAAAGTTAAAGGAAGTAAGGATGTCCGTTTTATCCCCATAGGAAAAGAAACAAAAGCACAAATAGTTTCTAGTTGGAAAACCGCAAATTTTATGGGAGAGTTTTTACCTTATAATCCAGATAAAATTAATAAAAATGGATTTAATGCAAAATGGAAAGTTTTAGATATTAATAGACCTTTTTCTCAAGAACATTTTGATGGTTTACCTCATTTAAATGAATTTGATTTTGGTGTTAATTTTAAAATTCCTGTGGATGAATATCAAAAGAGTTTACGTTCAGCAAAATATGGTTTTTTGGTAATAAGTTTAACATTTTTAATTTTCTTTTTAATACAAACTATAAGTAAAATTAATATGCATCCTTTTCAATATTTAATGATAGGCTTAGCACTTTTAATGTTTTATACGTTACTTGTTTCAATATCAGAACACAGTAATTTCTTAAAAGCGTACACTATTGCTAGTATATCTGTAATAGGTTTAATAACTTTTTATTCTAAAAGTATTTTAAAAAATATTAAGTTTATGATTTTAATCTTTTTGTCATTAACAATTTTGTATACTTTTATATTTATCATTATTCAATTAGAAAGTTATGCTTTATTAGTAGGTAGTATTGGTCTTTTTATAATTTTAGCAGCAATAATGTTAATCTCTAGAAAAATTGATTGGAGCATAAATTAA
- a CDS encoding MaoC family dehydratase, which translates to MKPLVFENFKEFRLMLGKQLPSGNWYIVNQQMINDFANATLDKQWIHVDEKRAAKESPFKSTVAHGFMSVSMISKLLEESFSIKSVKMGLNYGLNKVRFPNPVPVNSELRMHTVVKEIEDLANNGIKVTFSCTIEIKGQEKPACVAEFLAALYE; encoded by the coding sequence ATGAAACCATTAGTTTTTGAAAATTTCAAAGAATTTAGGTTGATGTTAGGCAAACAATTACCATCAGGAAATTGGTATATTGTTAATCAGCAAATGATTAACGATTTTGCTAACGCAACTTTAGACAAACAATGGATTCATGTTGATGAAAAAAGAGCAGCAAAAGAATCTCCTTTTAAAAGTACAGTTGCTCACGGATTTATGTCTGTTTCTATGATTTCTAAACTTTTAGAAGAATCATTTTCTATTAAAAGTGTAAAAATGGGCTTAAATTATGGCTTAAATAAAGTTCGTTTTCCAAATCCTGTTCCTGTAAATAGTGAGTTAAGAATGCATACAGTTGTTAAAGAAATTGAAGATTTAGCAAACAACGGAATTAAAGTTACATTCTCTTGTACTATAGAAATTAAAGGACAAGAAAAACCAGCTTGTGTTGCAGAATTTTTAGCTGCTTTATACGAATAA
- a CDS encoding efflux RND transporter periplasmic adaptor subunit: MSKRSKIILIIIAVLFIAALIWFGKKNSKNIVEYETETPFRTTIVKKTVATGKVTPLEEIEIKPQITGIIDKIMLLEGAKVKKGDLIATVRVVPNEQSLISAKGRVDNIKISLNNAKVSYDRNKNLFEKGVISRAEFETIEVTYKQAIQDLKNAQNDYQIIKKGSSGSGASANTNIIAQMSGTILEIPVKEGDQVIQSNNFNAGTTIASIADMSKMIFEGKVDESEVGKLISGSDIDVSIGAIEGVKFPAKLNFIAPKGTEEGGAVQFKIKADVSLDAKYFIRAGYSANADIVLEKKDSVLSIKEALLKFDKKTEEPYVEVLVSEGVFENKTLKLGTSDGVNVEVLEGVTKDDKIKIWNKASNDDDKKVD; this comes from the coding sequence ATGAGTAAGAGATCAAAAATTATTTTAATTATTATAGCAGTATTATTTATAGCTGCTTTAATTTGGTTCGGTAAGAAAAATAGTAAAAATATTGTAGAATACGAAACCGAAACACCTTTTAGAACAACAATTGTAAAAAAAACAGTTGCAACAGGTAAAGTTACACCTTTAGAAGAAATTGAAATTAAACCTCAAATTACAGGTATAATTGATAAAATTATGCTACTTGAAGGTGCAAAAGTTAAAAAAGGAGATTTAATTGCAACGGTAAGAGTTGTACCTAATGAACAATCTTTAATTAGCGCAAAAGGTAGAGTAGATAATATTAAAATTAGTTTAAATAATGCTAAAGTTTCTTATGATAGAAATAAAAACTTATTTGAAAAAGGTGTTATTTCTAGAGCAGAATTTGAAACTATTGAAGTAACTTATAAACAAGCTATTCAAGATTTAAAGAATGCTCAAAATGATTATCAAATCATTAAAAAAGGATCTTCTGGTTCAGGTGCGTCTGCAAACACAAATATTATAGCACAAATGTCTGGAACAATTTTAGAAATTCCTGTTAAAGAAGGAGATCAAGTTATACAATCTAACAACTTTAACGCTGGTACAACTATTGCTTCAATTGCAGATATGAGTAAAATGATTTTTGAAGGAAAAGTAGATGAATCAGAAGTTGGTAAATTAATAAGTGGCTCAGATATTGACGTATCAATTGGTGCAATTGAAGGTGTTAAGTTTCCTGCAAAACTAAACTTTATTGCTCCAAAAGGAACCGAAGAAGGTGGTGCTGTACAGTTTAAAATTAAAGCTGATGTTTCTTTAGATGCTAAATATTTTATTAGAGCTGGTTATAGTGCAAATGCAGATATTGTTTTAGAGAAAAAAGATAGTGTTTTATCTATTAAAGAAGCATTATTAAAGTTTGATAAAAAAACAGAAGAGCCTTATGTAGAAGTATTAGTTTCTGAAGGTGTTTTTGAAAATAAAACATTAAAATTAGGTACTTCTGATGGTGTAAATGTAGAAGTTTTAGAAGGAGTTACAAAAGATGATAAAATCAAAATTTGGAACAAAGCTTCTAATGATGATGATAAAAAAGTTGATTAG
- a CDS encoding helix-turn-helix transcriptional regulator: MKNTLKVQRAILDLTQDDLAKKIGVSRQTINSIEKNRYVPSTVLALKLSTVFKIPINDFFVLEETD; this comes from the coding sequence ATGAAAAATACTTTAAAAGTTCAACGTGCAATTTTAGATTTAACGCAAGACGATTTAGCAAAAAAAATAGGAGTTTCTAGACAAACTATTAATTCTATAGAAAAAAACAGGTATGTTCCTTCAACAGTTTTGGCGTTAAAATTATCAACAGTTTTTAAAATTCCTATAAACGATTTTTTTGTTTTAGAAGAAACTGATTAA
- a CDS encoding DUF2461 domain-containing protein — protein sequence MQFQKSTFNFLKDLEKNNNRDWFTEHKPTFTEIQNHVKEVFAEIQVNLEKHDEIEKMKIYRIYRDVRFSKDKTPYNPRFAVSFSRLGKELRGGYFLQIKSGETFLGGGFWQPEKEDLFRIRKEIEQDATEIREILSDKNYLKYFGGKFDGEELKSAPRGFDKEHADIDLLRKKGFIAIRNFTDQEVLSENFLEELDKSFKALRPFFNLFSDILTTNLNGESLV from the coding sequence ATGCAATTTCAGAAAAGCACTTTTAATTTTTTAAAAGATTTAGAAAAAAACAATAATAGAGATTGGTTTACAGAACACAAACCTACTTTTACAGAAATTCAAAATCATGTAAAAGAAGTATTTGCAGAAATTCAAGTGAATTTAGAAAAGCATGATGAAATTGAAAAAATGAAAATCTATAGAATCTATAGAGATGTTCGTTTTTCTAAAGATAAAACTCCTTATAATCCTAGGTTTGCAGTTTCTTTTTCTAGATTGGGAAAAGAATTACGAGGTGGTTATTTTTTACAAATAAAATCAGGAGAAACTTTTTTAGGTGGCGGATTTTGGCAGCCAGAAAAAGAAGATTTATTCAGAATTAGAAAAGAAATTGAACAAGATGCTACTGAAATTCGTGAAATTTTATCAGATAAAAATTATCTAAAATACTTTGGAGGCAAATTTGACGGAGAAGAATTAAAATCTGCACCAAGAGGTTTTGATAAAGAACATGCAGACATCGATTTATTGCGTAAAAAAGGATTTATTGCCATCAGGAATTTTACAGATCAAGAGGTTTTATCAGAAAACTTTTTAGAAGAATTAGACAAAAGCTTTAAAGCATTACGTCCGTTTTTTAATTTGTTTAGCGATATTTTAACGACTAATTTAAATGGGGAATCTTTAGTTTAA
- a CDS encoding MATE family efflux transporter, whose amino-acid sequence MAQIVSELGTEKISKLLIKQAVPATIGILVMSLNMIVDTIFVGQWVGVLAIAAITVVLPIAFLISSIGMGIGIGGSSIISRALGAKDTEKAFLTFGNQVSLTVILAILFVILGSVFSVPILNLFGAKGDILPIASKYFSVVIYGVPFLAFAMMGNPTIRAEGKPKFAMYAMMIPAVLNVVLDVVFIKFFNWGMWGAGLATSISFASSGLYILYFFLSSKSQLKIIPKNFKLDPKILREIVELGGVSIVRQGAISILMIVLNYSLFTYGGEISISIFGIINRVMMFSLSPVLGVSQGFLPVAGFNIGAEKNERVKETIKKAIWFGSILGTIIFIGIVILKEEIIWIFTDDITLLDKTPNAMLVVFLVTPIVTMQLIGSAYFQAAGKALPALFLTLLKQGIFLIPLAYILPKFYGINGIWWSFPIADILSTIITVWILKREVDKNLN is encoded by the coding sequence ATGGCACAAATAGTAAGTGAATTAGGTACAGAAAAAATTAGTAAATTACTAATAAAACAAGCAGTTCCTGCAACTATAGGAATTCTTGTAATGTCATTAAACATGATTGTTGACACTATTTTTGTAGGTCAATGGGTTGGTGTTTTGGCAATTGCTGCAATTACTGTGGTTTTGCCAATTGCATTTTTAATTTCTTCTATAGGAATGGGAATTGGAATTGGTGGAAGCTCTATTATATCAAGAGCTTTAGGAGCAAAAGATACAGAAAAAGCTTTTCTAACTTTTGGAAATCAAGTTTCTTTAACCGTAATTTTAGCAATTCTTTTTGTAATTCTCGGTAGTGTTTTTAGTGTGCCTATTTTAAATTTATTTGGCGCTAAAGGAGACATTTTACCAATAGCATCAAAGTATTTTAGTGTGGTTATTTATGGCGTTCCTTTTTTAGCTTTTGCAATGATGGGAAACCCAACAATTAGAGCAGAAGGAAAACCAAAATTTGCCATGTACGCAATGATGATTCCTGCCGTTTTAAATGTTGTTTTAGATGTTGTTTTTATAAAATTTTTTAATTGGGGAATGTGGGGAGCAGGATTAGCAACTTCTATTTCTTTTGCAAGTTCTGGCTTATATATTTTATATTTCTTTTTATCATCTAAAAGTCAATTAAAAATTATTCCAAAAAACTTTAAATTAGATCCAAAAATACTTAGAGAAATTGTTGAATTAGGTGGTGTTTCTATTGTTAGACAAGGTGCAATTAGCATTTTAATGATCGTTTTAAACTACTCTCTTTTTACTTACGGAGGAGAAATTTCGATTTCTATTTTCGGAATTATAAATAGAGTTATGATGTTTTCTCTTTCTCCTGTTTTAGGAGTTTCTCAAGGATTTTTGCCTGTTGCTGGTTTTAATATTGGTGCAGAAAAAAATGAAAGAGTAAAAGAAACTATTAAAAAAGCAATTTGGTTTGGCTCAATTCTAGGAACTATTATTTTTATAGGAATTGTAATTTTAAAAGAAGAAATTATTTGGATTTTTACAGATGATATTACTTTGTTAGATAAAACACCAAACGCTATGTTGGTTGTGTTTTTAGTAACACCAATTGTTACGATGCAATTAATTGGTTCTGCGTATTTTCAAGCAGCAGGAAAAGCTTTGCCTGCTTTATTTTTAACACTTTTAAAACAAGGTATTTTCTTAATTCCGTTAGCGTATATTTTACCTAAATTTTATGGTATTAATGGTATTTGGTGGTCTTTTCCTATTGCTGATATACTTTCTACAATTATTACTGTTTGGATTTTAAAACGTGAAGTTGATAAGAATTTGAATTAA
- a CDS encoding trimeric intracellular cation channel family protein, giving the protein MELIYVLDILGTFAFAISGALVASDKKFDLFGVLIIAFVTAVGGGMLRDVLMNAHPINWIGDLNYLWTILAAVILTFLFKSKIAPLSKTMFLFDTIGIGVFTLLGLKKGLLFNLHPVVALIMGMISAVFGGVLRDVLTNKIPLIFQKEIYASACLAGGITYLILNSFGVKENIIFVIAAFVIVIIRVIAVRFQLQLPKIKDDLFTKT; this is encoded by the coding sequence ATGGAGCTTATTTACGTTTTAGATATTCTTGGAACGTTTGCTTTTGCAATTAGTGGTGCTTTGGTTGCTTCTGATAAAAAGTTTGATTTATTTGGAGTCTTAATTATTGCCTTTGTTACCGCAGTTGGTGGTGGAATGTTACGTGATGTTTTAATGAATGCACACCCAATAAATTGGATTGGTGATTTAAATTATTTATGGACAATTTTAGCTGCTGTTATTTTAACTTTCTTATTTAAAAGTAAAATTGCACCCTTAAGTAAAACCATGTTTTTGTTTGATACCATTGGCATTGGTGTTTTTACTTTATTAGGTTTAAAAAAGGGGTTATTGTTTAATTTACATCCTGTTGTTGCTTTAATTATGGGAATGATTTCTGCTGTTTTTGGTGGTGTTTTAAGAGATGTTTTAACAAATAAAATTCCTTTAATTTTTCAGAAAGAAATTTATGCATCAGCTTGTTTAGCTGGCGGAATTACCTATTTAATTTTAAATAGTTTTGGAGTTAAAGAAAACATCATTTTTGTAATTGCAGCTTTTGTAATTGTAATAATTAGAGTTATTGCTGTTCGATTTCAATTACAATTACCAAAAATTAAAGACGATTTATTTACAAAAACATAG
- a CDS encoding DUF1853 family protein, producing the protein MHQKTKIIQKRYEGFLQTNCLWKGNSIYKLNQFEIEQVSSKINIEIDEKLRLGKYIERFVSYQLEQEKSIKIISENIQIQKEKITLGELDCIILKDNKPIHLEIIYKFYLHDNAVGETEIEHFIGPNRKDSLVEKLTKLSEKQLPLLYSNECVHYLKSINLNVDEIEQEVYFKAQLFVPFLEENIILEELNQDCIVGFYINKKELEQFKDSKFFIPNKKDWLIIPHQNVDWLNFNQFKEKSTEYLEREFSPFCWMKFFNGEIKKFFLVWW; encoded by the coding sequence ATGCATCAAAAAACAAAAATTATTCAGAAAAGATATGAAGGTTTTTTACAAACAAATTGTTTGTGGAAAGGCAACTCAATTTATAAATTAAATCAGTTTGAAATTGAACAGGTTTCATCAAAAATAAATATAGAGATTGATGAAAAATTACGCCTAGGAAAGTATATTGAACGTTTTGTTTCTTATCAATTAGAACAAGAAAAATCAATAAAAATTATTTCTGAGAATATTCAAATTCAGAAAGAAAAAATAACTTTAGGAGAATTAGATTGCATTATTTTAAAAGATAATAAACCAATTCATTTAGAAATTATTTATAAGTTTTATCTACATGATAATGCTGTTGGAGAAACAGAAATTGAGCATTTTATTGGTCCAAATAGAAAAGATTCTTTAGTTGAAAAATTAACAAAACTCAGCGAAAAACAGTTGCCTCTTCTCTACTCTAATGAATGTGTTCATTATTTAAAATCAATCAATTTAAATGTTGATGAAATAGAACAAGAAGTTTATTTTAAAGCTCAATTATTTGTTCCGTTTTTAGAAGAAAACATCATTTTAGAAGAACTAAATCAAGATTGTATTGTTGGGTTTTACATCAACAAAAAGGAATTAGAACAATTTAAAGATTCTAAGTTTTTTATCCCAAATAAAAAAGATTGGTTAATTATTCCTCATCAAAATGTAGATTGGCTCAATTTTAATCAGTTTAAAGAAAAATCAACGGAGTATTTAGAAAGAGAATTTTCTCCTTTCTGTTGGATGAAGTTTTTTAACGGAGAAATTAAAAAATTCTTTCTTGTTTGGTGGTAA